From one Clostridia bacterium genomic stretch:
- a CDS encoding ribonuclease H-like YkuK family protein — translation MYFFSPTKGRLTLDEVYQDAIAFIDEDPRAKYKVIIGSDSQTRTGDTCFVTAIIVHRIGKGARYYYRRKTHRRMSSLRQRIFFETALSLEVADQVAQKLAANGHAELDVEIHLDVGPNGESRDLIREVVGMVAGSGFGAKIKPESCGASNVADKHTR, via the coding sequence ATGTATTTCTTCAGTCCTACTAAAGGTCGGCTAACGCTGGATGAGGTGTACCAGGATGCCATAGCTTTCATCGATGAGGATCCCCGGGCGAAATACAAGGTTATTATTGGGTCGGACTCCCAAACGCGGACTGGAGATACCTGCTTCGTAACCGCCATCATCGTGCACCGCATCGGCAAAGGTGCACGTTATTATTATCGGAGGAAAACCCACCGGCGCATGAGCAGCCTGCGGCAGCGGATCTTCTTCGAGACGGCGCTGAGCCTGGAGGTGGCCGACCAGGTGGCCCAGAAGTTGGCTGCCAACGGTCATGCCGAGCTGGACGTGGAGATTCACCTGGATGTAGGTCCCAATGGGGAAAGCCGGGATTTGATCCGCGAGGTGGTAGGCATGGTGGCCGGGAGCGGGTTTGGAGCCAAGATTAAGCCCGAATCCTGTGGCGCCAGCAACGTGGCCGACAAGCACACTCGCTAG
- the rsmI gene encoding 16S rRNA (cytidine(1402)-2'-O)-methyltransferase, translated as MVGAKKRPAGEGTLFLVGTPIGNLEDMTLRGLRILEEADLIACEDTRRTKKLLSHFNIHTPVTSYHEHSGQGKLKELLLRVRSGQKVAVVSDAGMPAISDPGRELVAQAVAEGLHLAVIPGPSALTSALVVSGLPPQPFTFFGFWPRTNKERRKLLQELASIQWTAVFYEAPHRLVETLKDLSQCWPSRPVAVAREITKAFEEVVRGSAEEVYRHFLEHEPRGEITVIVGRADPAEAEKDRSKESPSVLAQALREAQAMAEEGYSLAQAAKASAQKYRLSRRTIYRGLIEKTPLQGGSEEG; from the coding sequence ATGGTAGGGGCGAAGAAGAGGCCAGCGGGTGAGGGCACCCTGTTCTTAGTGGGCACGCCCATCGGCAACTTGGAGGACATGACCTTGAGGGGCCTTCGCATCTTGGAAGAGGCGGACCTAATTGCCTGCGAGGATACCAGGCGTACCAAGAAGCTCTTGAGCCATTTCAACATCCACACCCCGGTGACCAGCTACCACGAGCATAGCGGGCAAGGAAAGCTAAAGGAGCTACTTTTGCGGGTGCGGTCCGGCCAAAAGGTAGCGGTGGTATCCGATGCGGGCATGCCAGCCATATCCGATCCGGGGCGGGAGCTGGTGGCCCAGGCGGTGGCCGAGGGCTTGCATTTGGCTGTAATACCCGGCCCTTCCGCTTTAACTTCGGCCCTGGTGGTATCAGGCCTTCCACCGCAACCCTTTACCTTTTTTGGCTTTTGGCCCCGCACCAACAAGGAGCGGCGCAAGCTTCTACAAGAACTGGCCAGCATTCAGTGGACGGCGGTTTTCTATGAAGCTCCCCACCGCTTGGTGGAGACTTTGAAAGATCTGAGCCAGTGCTGGCCGTCCCGGCCAGTGGCGGTGGCGCGGGAGATAACTAAAGCGTTTGAAGAGGTGGTGCGAGGAAGCGCCGAGGAGGTCTACCGGCACTTTTTGGAACATGAGCCCCGGGGTGAGATAACCGTTATCGTGGGCCGGGCTGACCCGGCCGAGGCCGAAAAGGACCGGAGCAAGGAATCCCCCTCAGTCCTGGCCCAGGCCCTGAGGGAAGCCCAAGCCATGGCGGAAGAGGGGTACTCCCTTGCCCAGGCGGCCAAGGCCAGCGCCCAAAAATACCGCCTGTCCCGCCGCACCATTTACCGGGGCCTGATAGAGAAAACCCCTCTTCAGGGTGGGTCTGAGGAGGGGTAG
- a CDS encoding Uma2 family endonuclease, with product MSIARAEVAVGKTRYTYDDYCRLPEQSPYQLIGGKLVMTPSPTPYHQMVSMKLELKMAGFVLDKELGIVLDAPIDVYLGEEETYQPDIIFISNERLAIIEETRINGAPDLVVEILSPNTGYYDLRSKYKVYEKKGVSEYWIVDPQHKSVQVFCLRDGKFILDQEAEEQGTVTSRVIAGLAVQIESIF from the coding sequence ATGAGCATTGCTCGGGCGGAAGTGGCGGTGGGCAAAACACGGTATACTTATGATGATTACTGCCGCCTGCCGGAGCAGTCTCCTTATCAACTAATTGGGGGCAAACTGGTAATGACACCTTCACCAACACCCTACCACCAGATGGTATCCATGAAATTAGAGCTGAAGATGGCAGGTTTTGTTTTGGACAAAGAGCTTGGTATCGTTTTGGACGCACCCATCGATGTATATCTAGGAGAAGAGGAAACTTACCAGCCGGACATAATTTTTATATCCAACGAAAGGCTGGCCATCATCGAGGAGACACGTATCAATGGCGCCCCGGACCTGGTGGTGGAGATTCTCTCTCCCAATACTGGTTACTACGACCTGCGGAGCAAGTACAAGGTTTATGAAAAGAAGGGTGTCAGTGAGTACTGGATTGTTGATCCCCAGCACAAATCAGTACAAGTTTTTTGCCTGCGGGATGGGAAGTTCATCCTAGATCAGGAGGCTGAGGAGCAGGGGACGGTAACGTCGCGGGTGATAGCCGGCCTGGCAGTTCAGATAGAGAGTATCTTTTGA
- a CDS encoding TatD family hydrolase, whose translation MKLVDVHAHLTDEALAPEMEAVLERAWAAGVGAVITVGNDEETSRAAAELARKRTAGRVAAGLGTGLGTGEPSAAALSAEQAGTPCLPAVYAAVGYHPHDAQSASEAGLRKISAMLARPEVVAVGEIGLDYYYELSLPVVQREVFRRQIRMARRAGKPIIVHSRDAHEDTLKILKEEKAEEVGGVMHCFSGDDQVARAVLDLGFYISFAGNLTFKSAHVLREVAAWLPLDRIMVETDCPYLAPEPRRGRRNEPAYVRYTANMLAQIRGLPLEELARATSANACRLFRLPLAEFVRRD comes from the coding sequence ATGAAACTTGTGGATGTCCATGCTCACTTGACCGACGAAGCCCTGGCTCCGGAGATGGAGGCGGTGCTGGAGCGGGCTTGGGCGGCGGGAGTAGGGGCGGTTATTACCGTGGGCAATGATGAGGAAACCAGCCGGGCGGCAGCTGAGCTGGCTAGGAAGCGAACTGCCGGCCGGGTTGCTGCCGGCCTGGGTACTGGTCTAGGCACCGGCGAGCCAAGTGCTGCCGCCCTAAGTGCTGAGCAAGCAGGTACTCCTTGCCTTCCGGCCGTCTATGCTGCGGTGGGCTACCATCCTCACGATGCCCAAAGCGCTTCCGAGGCTGGACTTAGAAAGATCAGCGCCATGCTTGCGCGGCCTGAGGTGGTGGCGGTGGGGGAGATCGGCCTGGACTACTATTATGAGCTGTCTCTGCCGGTGGTGCAGCGGGAAGTATTCCGCCGCCAGATTCGGATGGCTCGCCGGGCTGGCAAGCCCATCATCGTGCACAGCCGCGATGCCCATGAGGATACTCTAAAGATCCTGAAGGAAGAAAAGGCGGAGGAGGTAGGCGGGGTAATGCACTGCTTTTCTGGAGATGACCAGGTAGCCAGGGCAGTGCTGGACCTGGGCTTCTACATTTCCTTTGCCGGGAACCTTACCTTTAAGAGCGCCCACGTCCTGCGGGAGGTAGCTGCCTGGCTGCCGCTAGACCGGATCATGGTAGAGACCGATTGCCCCTACTTGGCCCCCGAACCTCGTCGGGGCCGGCGCAACGAACCGGCCTATGTCCGCTACACTGCAAACATGCTGGCCCAAATCCGGGGGCTGCCGCTAGAGGAGCTGGCCCGGGCCACCAGCGCCAACGCCTGCCGCCTATTCCGCCTGCCCTTAGCTGAGTTTGTTCGCCGCGATTGA
- a CDS encoding AbrB/MazE/SpoVT family DNA-binding domain-containing protein: MIKSTGIVRKVDELGRVVIPIELRRTLGIDQKDALEIYVDQERIILKKYEPACVFCGNAENVHVFKGKNVCESCLQAMAQEAV, from the coding sequence ATGATCAAATCCACCGGCATCGTGCGCAAGGTAGACGAACTAGGTCGAGTCGTAATCCCCATTGAGCTCCGGCGTACGCTAGGCATAGATCAGAAAGATGCCCTAGAGATCTACGTCGACCAAGAGCGCATCATCCTCAAGAAGTACGAACCCGCCTGCGTATTTTGCGGCAATGCGGAAAACGTCCACGTTTTTAAGGGCAAAAACGTGTGCGAGAGTTGCCTGCAGGCCATGGCTCAAGAAGCCGTATAA
- a CDS encoding G5 domain-containing protein yields the protein MASEKERKTGWWLARAVIILLTAAAIISVNAWLTKTVTLTCDGRQWEVNTRAQTVGQLVREQQITLGELDVVEPALSAPLKDGLHIQVHRSFSVKLVNGDQAKVYQVRPGSDVAWLLSHAQVALGPADVVEPGPESPLAPGTTVRITRVSQKTIREERPIPFAVVRRGDPDMFRGIEKVIQKGREGKEVRIYRVTYHNGKEVKRELVDTSVAQNPTNQIVAYGTLQVASRGGTRFTFDRVIDVISTAYSPATGIYTCTGARARRGTIAVDPRLIPLGTRLYVEGYGFGVAQDVGSAIQGARIDVFFESEAEAQAWGIRRVRVYILR from the coding sequence ATGGCTTCGGAGAAGGAGAGAAAAACCGGGTGGTGGCTAGCCCGGGCGGTGATTATTTTGCTTACGGCAGCTGCCATCATCTCTGTAAACGCGTGGCTTACCAAGACGGTTACTTTGACTTGTGATGGTAGGCAATGGGAGGTAAATACCAGGGCCCAGACGGTAGGCCAGCTGGTGCGCGAACAGCAGATAACCTTGGGGGAATTGGATGTAGTCGAGCCCGCCCTGAGCGCGCCCCTAAAAGATGGCTTACATATCCAGGTCCATCGCAGCTTCTCGGTCAAGCTGGTCAACGGCGACCAGGCCAAGGTCTATCAGGTGCGGCCGGGTAGCGATGTGGCTTGGCTCTTGAGCCATGCCCAGGTAGCTCTAGGGCCGGCTGATGTAGTAGAGCCGGGTCCCGAGTCACCCTTGGCTCCAGGGACTACGGTCAGGATCACCCGGGTAAGCCAGAAAACCATCAGAGAAGAGCGACCCATTCCCTTTGCCGTGGTTAGGCGGGGCGACCCCGATATGTTTCGTGGCATTGAAAAAGTAATTCAGAAGGGTCGAGAAGGTAAAGAAGTACGAATCTATCGGGTTACTTATCATAACGGCAAAGAAGTGAAGCGGGAACTGGTAGATACTAGCGTGGCCCAAAACCCTACCAATCAAATTGTAGCCTATGGCACCCTGCAGGTGGCTTCCCGGGGCGGGACCAGGTTTACGTTCGATCGGGTAATCGATGTCATTTCCACTGCTTACTCCCCAGCCACCGGGATTTATACCTGCACCGGGGCTAGAGCCCGGCGCGGCACCATAGCTGTAGATCCCCGCCTCATTCCCCTTGGCACCCGCCTCTACGTGGAAGGTTACGGGTTTGGGGTAGCTCAAGATGTGGGTAGCGCGATTCAAGGAGCTCGCATCGATGTTTTCTTTGAAAGCGAGGCCGAGGCGCAAGCCTGGGGGATCCGCCGGGTACGGGTTTACATTCTGCGCTAA
- a CDS encoding 16S rRNA (adenine(1518)-N(6)/adenine(1519)-N(6))-dimethyltransferase, protein MRQLAAKYGIYPRRSLGQHFLFDGNIIRRIVREAEVGPENVVLEIGPGLGSMTQALAAKAKKVIAVELDRRLIPALQEALCNFDNVKVIQGDALKLDLESLVRAHGTRPGLAVGLEAGGRQEEVKPQGEPEPKAEAGSKDYKVVANLPYYITTPLVIRLLERCPGAELLVLMVQEEVAERLVAAPGTPDYGALSVAVQFYSQPELLFRVRPTVFWPRPEVGSAVVRLSIKPRLELEVSERELFFRVVQAAFGRRRKTLANALEGLRLEARGHAALTKEQVLEFLARAEVDAERRGETLSLDEFARLAQVISRESQKQLNDRG, encoded by the coding sequence ATGCGGCAGCTAGCAGCAAAATATGGTATTTATCCCCGGCGCAGCCTGGGACAGCACTTCCTGTTCGATGGCAACATCATTCGCCGCATAGTGAGGGAAGCCGAGGTAGGCCCCGAAAATGTGGTTTTAGAGATCGGCCCCGGCCTTGGTAGCATGACTCAGGCCCTAGCCGCTAAGGCCAAAAAGGTTATTGCCGTGGAGTTAGACCGGAGGCTGATACCGGCGCTCCAGGAAGCTCTTTGTAATTTTGATAACGTGAAGGTTATCCAGGGCGATGCTTTAAAGCTGGACCTGGAATCCCTGGTCCGCGCTCACGGTACGAGGCCGGGGCTAGCAGTTGGCCTAGAAGCTGGTGGTCGGCAGGAAGAGGTCAAGCCCCAGGGAGAGCCTGAGCCCAAGGCGGAGGCGGGCTCCAAGGATTACAAGGTAGTGGCCAACCTCCCTTATTACATTACTACGCCGCTGGTCATCCGCTTGCTGGAACGGTGTCCCGGAGCAGAGCTTCTGGTGTTGATGGTGCAGGAAGAAGTGGCCGAGAGGCTGGTGGCGGCTCCGGGCACTCCGGACTACGGAGCTCTAAGCGTGGCGGTCCAGTTTTATAGTCAACCTGAACTGTTGTTTAGGGTAAGGCCGACGGTATTTTGGCCCCGTCCCGAGGTAGGTTCAGCGGTGGTAAGGCTTTCGATCAAACCGCGGCTGGAACTTGAGGTTTCCGAGCGAGAGTTATTCTTTCGGGTGGTTCAGGCGGCCTTTGGGCGGAGGCGTAAGACCTTGGCCAATGCCCTGGAAGGCTTGAGATTGGAAGCAAGAGGCCATGCTGCCTTGACTAAAGAACAGGTTTTAGAGTTTTTAGCCAGGGCGGAGGTTGATGCTGAGCGCCGGGGCGAAACCTTAAGCTTAGATGAGTTTGCCCGGCTGGCCCAAGTTATAAGTAGGGAGTCCCAAAAACAGTTAAACGATCGGGGGTGA
- the metG gene encoding methionine--tRNA ligase has product MSKAYYVTTPIYYPSDRLHIGHALTTTMADTLARWKRMQGYDVFFLTGSDEHGLKIERKAREQGTTPQEYVDRIVATFKQLWQKLLISYDDFIRTTEERHIRVVQQIFQKIYDQGDIYKSEYEGWYCAQCEAFYTPTQVKEFEGGLCPDHGIPVEWIKEESYFFRLSRYADRLLQYIEDHPHFIQPESRRNEMVSFIKSGLEDLCVSRTTFDWGIPVPTDPKHVIYVWIDALTNYISALGYGSGDPKFEKFWPEAHHLVGKDIVRFHTVIWPIILMAAGIEPPKEVFGHGWLLVEGGKMSKTKGNVVDPMVLIDKYGVDAIRYFLLREMPYGEDGVYSEEALVRRTNTDLANDLGNLISRSLAMIERFAGGVVPEPGPEEEADRELRELAQSLPQAVDVALDRYEFAAALAAIWKLVARANKYIEDMAPWSLAKRAGAGGSAAGATGKGADNGAAAGTEDAAWARQRLNRVLYNLAETIRVVTVLASPFMPAMPDRVWPQLGIEGSPELASWESIQRWGALPPGTRVHRGEAVFPRIGEQGDAAVAEEQGAKNQLRQTAPKEGKRHKEHKEQLEKKEAARVTEPETELISIEEFARLDLRVAEVLAAEKVEKTDRLLKLRVRIGDEERTVVAGIAQYYRPEELVGKKVVVVANLKPATLRGITSQGMILAAVGDDGLSLVTPERNLASGAKVR; this is encoded by the coding sequence ATGAGTAAGGCTTATTACGTGACCACCCCCATTTACTATCCTAGCGACCGTTTGCATATCGGCCATGCTCTTACCACCACCATGGCTGACACCTTGGCCCGCTGGAAACGGATGCAAGGATACGACGTTTTTTTCCTCACTGGCTCCGACGAGCACGGCCTTAAGATTGAGCGCAAGGCTCGGGAGCAAGGAACTACCCCCCAAGAATATGTTGATCGAATCGTAGCCACTTTTAAACAGCTCTGGCAAAAATTGCTGATCTCTTACGACGATTTTATCCGCACCACCGAGGAACGCCACATCCGAGTGGTGCAACAGATCTTTCAGAAAATCTATGACCAGGGAGACATTTATAAATCCGAGTACGAAGGTTGGTATTGCGCCCAGTGCGAAGCTTTTTATACTCCTACTCAGGTCAAAGAATTTGAAGGCGGCCTCTGCCCTGACCATGGCATACCGGTGGAATGGATCAAGGAAGAGAGTTACTTCTTCCGCCTGAGCCGGTATGCTGATCGGCTGCTCCAGTATATTGAGGATCACCCCCATTTCATCCAGCCCGAATCCCGGCGCAATGAGATGGTGAGCTTCATCAAGTCGGGCCTAGAAGACCTATGCGTTTCCCGCACCACCTTTGACTGGGGCATCCCGGTACCCACGGATCCCAAGCACGTCATCTATGTTTGGATTGACGCCTTAACCAACTACATTTCTGCGCTGGGCTACGGCAGCGGTGACCCCAAGTTCGAGAAATTCTGGCCCGAGGCCCATCACCTGGTGGGCAAGGATATCGTCCGCTTTCACACCGTCATCTGGCCCATCATTCTCATGGCCGCTGGCATTGAACCCCCTAAGGAAGTATTCGGCCACGGTTGGCTTTTAGTTGAGGGGGGGAAGATGTCAAAAACTAAAGGCAACGTGGTTGATCCCATGGTGCTGATCGACAAGTACGGGGTAGACGCCATCCGCTACTTTTTGCTGCGGGAGATGCCCTACGGTGAGGATGGAGTTTATTCGGAGGAGGCCCTGGTCCGGCGCACCAATACCGATCTGGCCAACGACCTGGGGAATCTGATCAGCCGGAGCCTAGCTATGATCGAGCGCTTCGCCGGCGGAGTGGTACCGGAGCCGGGGCCGGAGGAGGAAGCTGACCGGGAACTAAGGGAGCTGGCCCAATCGCTGCCCCAGGCCGTAGATGTCGCTCTGGATCGGTACGAGTTTGCCGCCGCTTTGGCGGCCATCTGGAAGCTGGTGGCCCGGGCCAACAAATATATTGAAGATATGGCCCCCTGGAGCCTGGCCAAGAGGGCTGGCGCCGGGGGTAGCGCGGCTGGCGCCACGGGGAAAGGTGCGGACAATGGTGCAGCAGCCGGCACGGAGGATGCTGCTTGGGCCCGCCAGCGCCTCAACCGGGTGCTGTACAATCTGGCTGAGACCATTCGGGTGGTTACTGTCTTGGCTTCGCCCTTTATGCCGGCTATGCCGGACCGGGTCTGGCCTCAGCTGGGGATCGAGGGGTCGCCGGAGCTGGCCAGCTGGGAAAGCATCCAGCGCTGGGGAGCCCTTCCCCCCGGAACCCGAGTCCACCGCGGAGAAGCGGTCTTTCCCCGCATCGGGGAGCAAGGGGACGCGGCAGTAGCGGAGGAGCAAGGAGCAAAGAATCAACTCCGACAGACAGCACCAAAAGAGGGAAAAAGACACAAGGAGCATAAGGAGCAACTGGAGAAGAAGGAGGCAGCCCGCGTGACTGAACCAGAAACCGAGCTAATTTCTATTGAGGAATTCGCCCGCCTGGATTTGCGGGTGGCCGAGGTGCTGGCGGCAGAAAAGGTGGAAAAGACCGACCGCCTGCTCAAGCTCAGGGTCCGGATCGGCGATGAGGAACGCACCGTGGTAGCCGGTATTGCCCAGTATTACCGGCCAGAAGAATTGGTGGGGAAAAAGGTAGTGGTGGTGGCCAACCTCAAGCCCGCTACCCTGCGGGGTATAACCTCCCAGGGGATGATCCTGGCGGCGGTAGGCGATGACGGCTTAAGCTTGGTAACCCCCGAGCGGAATCTGGCCAGCGGGGCCAAGGTGAGATGA
- a CDS encoding stage 0 sporulation family protein, which produces MVQVVGVRFKKAGKIYYFDPNQHRLRTGDQVIVETTRGVEYGVVVVGPKEVPEEEIVQPLKKVVRKATRQDQQRLREKEQREQRAFAVAQNKADERGLPMKIVGVEYAFDFSKLTFFFTAEGRIDFRELVRDLAATFRTRIEMRQIGVRDEAKILGGIGCCGRELCCCAFLGEFAPVSIRMAKDQQLSLNPGKISGLCGRLMCCLKYENDFYEACRSSYPPQGKPVMTPQGRGKVVNYNVIKKTVTVELDELKAAFEFPLSEVRRI; this is translated from the coding sequence ATGGTTCAAGTGGTTGGCGTCCGGTTTAAGAAAGCCGGTAAGATATACTATTTCGATCCTAACCAGCACCGACTGCGCACCGGTGACCAGGTGATCGTCGAGACCACCCGGGGCGTCGAGTATGGGGTGGTGGTGGTAGGGCCGAAAGAAGTGCCCGAAGAAGAGATCGTACAACCGTTAAAAAAGGTAGTCCGGAAAGCCACGCGCCAAGACCAGCAGCGCTTGCGGGAAAAGGAACAGCGGGAGCAGCGCGCCTTTGCGGTGGCCCAAAATAAAGCTGATGAGCGGGGGCTACCTATGAAGATAGTAGGGGTGGAATACGCCTTTGATTTTTCCAAGCTTACCTTTTTCTTTACCGCTGAGGGGCGCATCGACTTCCGGGAGCTGGTGCGGGATTTAGCTGCCACTTTTCGCACCCGGATCGAGATGCGGCAAATCGGAGTGCGGGATGAGGCCAAGATCTTGGGAGGCATAGGTTGCTGTGGCCGGGAGCTTTGCTGCTGTGCGTTTTTGGGGGAGTTTGCCCCCGTCTCCATCCGCATGGCCAAGGATCAGCAGCTGTCCCTCAACCCGGGCAAGATTTCGGGGCTGTGCGGACGGCTGATGTGTTGCCTCAAGTATGAGAACGATTTCTACGAGGCCTGCCGTAGCTCGTATCCGCCCCAGGGGAAGCCGGTGATGACCCCCCAGGGCCGGGGCAAGGTGGTCAACTACAACGTCATCAAGAAAACGGTCACGGTGGAATTAGATGAGCTCAAGGCAGCTTTTGAGTTTCCCCTCTCGGAAGTCCGTCGGATCTGA
- a CDS encoding PIN domain-containing protein has translation MRTSELLFIDTSAWIALYDQGDAHHGDAVRFFTPDNLRAKKLIPVTTNFIFDEVYTYFCRNHDVAVMIGQSLKASKVLKLVQVREADEAKAWEIAQKYGDKDFSYTDCTSFAVMQRLNCHKAFAFDNHFRQMGFEVVP, from the coding sequence ATGAGGACAAGTGAGCTTCTTTTCATCGATACTTCGGCCTGGATCGCCCTTTATGATCAGGGTGATGCGCACCATGGGGATGCGGTCCGGTTTTTTACTCCTGATAATCTCCGTGCCAAAAAGCTTATCCCTGTAACTACCAACTTTATTTTCGACGAAGTATATACCTACTTTTGCCGGAATCATGATGTGGCTGTAATGATAGGGCAATCATTAAAAGCGAGCAAGGTCCTTAAACTGGTGCAGGTAAGGGAAGCGGATGAAGCAAAAGCCTGGGAAATAGCGCAAAAGTATGGTGACAAGGATTTTAGCTATACGGATTGTACCAGTTTCGCAGTTATGCAGAGACTGAACTGCCATAAAGCTTTTGCCTTTGATAATCATTTCCGTCAGATGGGGTTTGAGGTTGTGCCTTAA
- a CDS encoding 3D domain-containing protein yields MIIPALAVSGRPLKAAFLILVGCWLVLGATLTSRQASLPWLVNQAGRVRPGIQEQAPWPGPQPWSLEVWAKHRAQNQTQIQAQVQAQTQVQTQVQLPSAGPGVSAQPRAKNSRLTSGSQGRAGHPSSRHAGGRTYSTLALRELRAKVEWADIQPLVVRKLSMEATAYTHTGNRTAAGVWPCPGVIAVDPRVIPLGTWLYVEGYGLGQALDTGGLIKGRRIDLFMDSEQKAVIWGRRSVQVCILRPLP; encoded by the coding sequence ATGATAATTCCAGCATTGGCTGTATCGGGCCGCCCCTTAAAGGCGGCTTTTCTGATCCTGGTGGGATGCTGGCTGGTCTTGGGGGCGACGCTGACCTCCAGGCAGGCGAGCCTGCCATGGTTGGTAAACCAGGCGGGCCGGGTCCGGCCGGGAATTCAAGAGCAGGCGCCTTGGCCTGGGCCTCAGCCATGGTCGCTTGAGGTATGGGCCAAGCACCGGGCCCAGAACCAAACTCAGATCCAGGCTCAGGTTCAGGCCCAGACGCAGGTGCAGACCCAGGTCCAGCTGCCATCGGCCGGGCCGGGCGTATCCGCCCAACCTAGGGCTAAGAACTCTAGATTGACCTCAGGCTCTCAAGGCCGGGCCGGTCACCCCAGCTCCCGGCATGCCGGTGGCCGAACTTACTCCACCTTGGCCCTTAGAGAATTGCGGGCTAAGGTGGAATGGGCGGACATCCAGCCTTTAGTGGTTCGAAAGCTGTCCATGGAGGCTACCGCTTATACCCATACCGGTAACCGGACGGCAGCTGGCGTCTGGCCCTGCCCAGGAGTTATTGCCGTCGATCCCCGGGTAATCCCGTTGGGGACCTGGCTTTATGTGGAAGGCTATGGCTTAGGACAAGCACTAGATACCGGTGGCCTGATCAAGGGCCGGCGCATAGACTTATTTATGGATAGTGAGCAAAAGGCGGTAATCTGGGGGCGAAGATCGGTGCAGGTCTGTATCCTGCGGCCCCTACCTTAA
- a CDS encoding DUF972 family protein, producing MKLSQSLANLEEILTAALEQVREMKARARALEEQNDRLREELYVLQGAGEAKAHLEQLYREGFHVCPAHFARPRAGQEDCLFCLNFLHHPRQGAG from the coding sequence GTGAAGTTGAGCCAGAGCTTGGCCAATCTAGAGGAGATTCTGACGGCGGCGTTGGAGCAAGTTCGAGAGATGAAAGCCCGGGCCCGGGCGCTAGAGGAACAAAATGACCGGCTGCGGGAAGAATTATATGTCCTCCAGGGTGCAGGCGAGGCCAAGGCGCACTTGGAGCAACTTTATCGGGAAGGCTTCCATGTCTGCCCCGCCCATTTTGCCCGGCCCCGAGCCGGCCAGGAAGACTGCCTATTTTGCCTGAATTTCCTTCACCACCCCAGGCAAGGGGCAGGTTGA